The Euphorbia lathyris chromosome 2, ddEupLath1.1, whole genome shotgun sequence genome includes a window with the following:
- the LOC136217700 gene encoding probable galacturonosyltransferase-like 7 — protein sequence MLWIMRFSGFFSAAMVMIILSPSLQSFSPAEAIRSSHLDGYMANLAHSPDFLSFRKASVFRNADKCGFNDIRISGRTGLCDPSLVHVAITLDVEYLRGSIAAVHSILQHSLCPESVFFHFLVSETNLEFLVRSTFPQLKFKVYYFNPKIVRNLISTSVRQALEQPLNYARNYLADLLEPCVRRVIYFDSDLVVVDDIAKLWTTNLGSRTIGAPEYCHANFTKYFMASFWSNEKFSGTFTGRKPCYFNTGVMVIDLVKWRRVGYTKRIERWMEIQKIDRIYELGSLPPFLLVFAGNVAPIEHRWNQHGLGGDNIRGSCRDLHPGPVSLLHWSGSGKPWLRIDSKQPCPLDALWAPYDLYGNSL from the coding sequence ATGCTTTGGATTATGAGATTCTCTGGTTTTTTCTCTGCTGCCATGGTTATGATTATTCTTTCTCCGTCCCTTCAATCGTTTTCTCCGGCTGAGGCTATTCGATCTTCTCATCTCGATGGATACATGGCAAATCTGGCTCATTCGCCGGATTTTTTGTCATTTCGAAAAGCGTCGGTATTCCGCAATGCAGATAAATGTGGATTCAATGATATCAGAATTTCAGGGAGAACCGGTCTCTGTGATCCTTCCTTGGTGCATGTTGCAATTACTCTCGATGTTGAGTATCTTAGGGGTTCAATTGCTGCTGTTCATTCCATTTTACAGCATTCATTGTGTCCGGAGAGTGTTTTCTTCCATTTTTTGGTTTCTGAGACCAATCTGGAATTCTTAGTGCGCTCTACTTTCCCTCAATTGAAGTTCAAAGTGTATTATTTCAATCCAAAAATTGTACGGAACCTGATCTCTACTTCTGTTAGGCAAGCTCTCGAGCAGCCACTCAACTACGCCAGGAATTACTTGGCTGATCTGCTGGAGCCTTGCGTTCGCAGGGTTATCTACTTCGATTCTGATTTAGTTGTGGTTGATGATATTGCCAAGCTATGGACTACGAATTTGGGTTCAAGAACAATCGGTGCCCCGGAATACTGTCACGCAAACTTCACCAAATATTTCATGGCGAGTTTCTGGTCGAATGAAAAGTTTTCCGGTACATTTACCGGTCGGAAACCTTGCTACTTCAACACTGGAGTAATGGTGATAgatctggtgaagtggagaCGGGTCGGATATACTAAGCGGATAGAAAGGTGGATGGAGATCCAAAAGATTGACCGGATCTATGAACTAGGTTCCTTGCCGCCGTTCTTGTTAGTCTTTGCTGGAAACGTTGCGCCAATCGAGCACCGGTGGAACCAACACGGGTTAGGCGGTGATAATATAAGGGGCAGCTGCCGTGACCTACATCCCGGTCCAGTTAGCCTCCTACATTGGTCAGGTAGCGGCAAACCTTGGCTCAGGATTGACTCGAAGCAACCGTGCCCGCTCGACGCACTATGGGCACCATATGATTTGTACGGGAACTCACTTTGA